In one Brassica oleracea var. oleracea cultivar TO1000 chromosome C9, BOL, whole genome shotgun sequence genomic region, the following are encoded:
- the LOC106313810 gene encoding alkane hydroxylase MAH1-like, with amino-acid sequence MAMIGLFGVFIAFIFFLNPLYFFLCKKSQDVPSLKNWPFLGMLPGMLFNIPRIFDWISEVHEANDLTFAFKGPWFSGTDMLFTVDPRNINHMLSSNFPNYPRGRKFKKIFDILGDRIVPADRELWEDLRKSGHALFHHQNFLKLTVSSTTSKLKNDLVPLLDQPAEENIIIDLQDVFKRFMFDTASILMTGDDPMSLSTEMPGNEFGEAADFAEEATFYRYFKPMILWRLQNLIGIGTERKIRTASEIFNSMFAKIISSRRKEEISRGKKEPTINAVTYYINADTTKYKLLKPNNDKFIRDVVLSLMLAGRDTTSSALTWFFWLLSKHPQVMTKIGQEINAKFDPTDLEKLVYLHAALYETMRLYPPVPFNHKSPSKSDVLPSGHKVEADSKIFISVYALGRMRSVWGEDASEFKPERWISENGGLKREPSSKFLVFNAGPRTCLGKQLALLQMKMVVVEIIQNYDFKVVDNQKIEPVPSVILRIKHGLKVTVSKNI; translated from the coding sequence ATGGCTATGATTGGCTTATTTGGAGTCTTCATAGCATTCATTTTCTTCCTTAATCCCTTATATTTCTTTCTTTGCAAGAAATCTCAGGATGTGCCTTCGCTAAAGAACTGGCCTTTCCTCGGGATGCTTCCCGGAATGCTCTTCAATATCCCTCGAATTTTTGACTGGATTTCTGAGGTTCATGAGGCCAACGATCTGACATTCGCTTTCAAAGGGCCTTGGTTTAGTGGAACAGACATGTTGTTCACTGTTGATCCGAGGAATATCAATCACATGCTCAGCTCAAACTTTCCGAATTACCCTAGAGGACGTAAATTCAAGAAGATCTTTGATATCCTGGGAGATAGAATCGTACCCGCGGATAGGGAGTTATGGGAGGATCTGAGGAAGTCAGGTCACGCCTTATTCCACCATCAGAACTTCCTGAAGCTCACAGTAAGTAGCACTACAAGTAAGTTAAAGAATGATCTTGTTCCATTACTTGATCAACCTGCTGAGGAAAACATTATAATAGACTTACAAGATGTATTCAAGAGATTCATGTTTGATACTGCCTCCATTTTGATGACTGGTGACGACCCAATGTCACTATCCACCGAGATGCCCGGAAATGAGTTTGGTGAAGCTGCCGACTTCGCTGAAGAAGCTACCTTCTATAGATATTTCAAACCAATGATCTTGTGGAGGCTTCAAAACTTGATTGGTATTGGAACTGAGAGGAAGATACGAACTGCTTCGGAGATTTTCAACAGTATGTTTGCAAAGATCATATCTTCAAGAAGAAAAGAAGAGATAAGTCGCGGGAAGAAAGAGCCAACTATTAACGCAGTAACATATTATATTAATGCAGACACAACCAAATATAAGCTGTTGAAACCTAATAATGATAAGTTTATAAGAGACGTTGTTTTGAGTCTAATGTTAGCAGGAAGGGACACCACAAGCTCAGCACTCACGTGGTTCTTCTGGCTTCTTTCTAAGCATCCTCAAGTTATGACCAAGATCGGACAAGAGATCAACGCAAAGTTTGATCCGACAGATCTAGAGAAGCTTGTGTATCTACACGCTGCGTTGTACGAAACAATGAGACTTTACCCACCGGTTCCCTTCAACCACAAGTCTCCTTCAAAGTCAGATGTGCTTCCAAGCGGGCACAAAGTTGAAGCAGATTCAAAGATTTTTATCTCTGTCTACGCATTGGGTAGAATGAGATCTGTATGGGGAGAAGACGCATCAGAGTTTAAACCGGAGAGATGGATTTCAGAGAATGGAGGGCTCAAACGTGAACCTTCATCCAAGTTCTTGGTCTTTAATGCAGGTCCAAGAACTTGCTTGGGTAAACAGTTAGCTCTCTTGCAGATGAAGATGGTAGTTGTGGAGATCATACAAAACTATGATTTCAAGGTCGTTGACAATCAGAAGATCGAACCAGTCCCCTCCGTCATTCTCCGAATCAAACATGGTCTTAAAGTTACAGTCAGTAAGAATATATGA
- the LOC106314437 gene encoding glutathione S-transferase T3-like: MDSNPYMNLNFVDLLQSQQDTSVGVEFPSIPFLSTQATEGRNFEHKTPSERKERRTWSPTDDVVLISSWLNTSKDPLVGNEQRSVAFWKRVAAYFEASPKVGGCEKRESSHCKQRWQKINDLVSKFAGAYEAATREKRSGQNENDVLKLAHEIFFTNHNKKFTLEHAWKELRNDQKWCALYTAKKCTAAIRVLAYGTAADPVDEYLRLGESTTQ; the protein is encoded by the coding sequence ATGGATTCTAATCCGTATATGAATCTAAATTTTGTTGATCTTCTTCAAAGTCAACAAGATACTTCCGTAGGTGTAGAATTTCCTTCTATTCCTTTTCTTAGCACTCAAGCTACTGAGGGTAGAAACTTCGAACACAAGACTCCTTCAGAGCGTAAGGAACGAAGGACTTGGAGTCCAACCGATGATGTAGTGTTGATCAGCTCGTGGTTAAACACGAGCAAAGATCCACTTGTCGGGAATGAGCAAAGGTCAGTAGCTTTCTGGAAGAGAGTAGCAGCGTATTTTGAGGCTAGTCCTAAGGTTGGTGGCTGTGAAAAAAGAGAGTCATCTCACTGCAAGCAGAGGTGGCAGAAGATCAATGACTTAGTGTCCAAGTTTGCTGGAGCATATGAGGCCGCAACCAGAGAGAAAAGAAGTGGGCAAAATGAGAATGATGTTCTCAAACTTGCCCACGAAATCTTCTTCACCAACCATAACAAGAAGTTCACCCTTGAACATGCTTGGAAGGAGTTGAGAAATGACCAGAAGTGGTGTGCCCTTTACACGGCCAAAAAGTGTACAGCAGCTATTCGTGTCTTGGCATACGGTACTGCGGCTGATCCGGTCGATGAATACCTACGTCTCGGTGAATCAACAACTC
- the LOC106318989 gene encoding uncharacterized mitochondrial protein AtMg00810-like, with protein MLGAKPVATPMATSPKLTLHSGSSLTDPTEYRRIVGSLQYLAFTRPDLSYTVIKLSQYMHSPTSDHWNAVKRALRYLAGTVDYGICLRRGNSVSLHAFSDVDWAGDGDDYVSTNGYVVYIGHHPVSWSSKKQKSIARSSTEAEYRSVANTSSELIWITSLLHELGIPLTGTPTIYCDNLGATYLCANPVFHSRMKHVALDYHSSGIKFDQVPYVWFMSLQKINWQTL; from the coding sequence ATGCTGGGGGCCAAACCAGTAGCTACCCCAATGGCGACATCTCCTAAACTCACTCTACATTCAGGATCGAGTCTCACAGACCCAACGGAGTATCGCCGGATTGTGGGGAGCCTTCAATATTTAGCTTTCACTCGGCCAGATCTCTCGTACACTGTCATCAAACTGTCACAATACATGCATTCCCCAACATCAGATCACTGGAATGCAGTGAAAAGAGCGCTACGTTACTTGGCTGGCACGGTTGATTATGGTATCTGTCTCAGACGAGGTAACTCTGTATCATTACATGCCTTCTCGGATGTAGATTGGGCAGGAGATGGTGATGATTATGTATCAACAAATGGATATGTAGTTTACATAGGGCATCATCCGGTGTCGTGGTCTTCTAAGAAACAAAAGAGCATCGCTCGTTCTTCCACGGAAGCGGAGTATCGTTCTGTAGCAAACACTTCCTCCGAGTTGATTTGGATCACTTCATTACTTCATGAACTTGGGATTCCACTTACGGGAACTCCAACCATTTATTGTGATAACTTGGGTGCCACATACTTGTGTGCTAATCCTGTGTTTCATTCTCGTATGAAACATGTTGCGTTAGATTATCATTCATCAGGAATCAAGTTCGATCAGGTGCCTTACGTGTGGTTCATGTCTCTACAAAAGATCAACTGGCAGACACTATGA